The following proteins are co-located in the Triticum aestivum cultivar Chinese Spring chromosome 1A, IWGSC CS RefSeq v2.1, whole genome shotgun sequence genome:
- the LOC123044691 gene encoding E3 ubiquitin-protein ligase RZFP34 has translation MDLGAEQHGCEHYTRRCRIRAPCCGEVFGCRHCHNQAKNSLEVDLLDRHEIPRHEISKVICSLCNKEQDVQQNCSGCGACMGKYFCEKCNFFDDDISKKQYHCDGCGICRTGGIDNFFHCEKCGCCYSNVLKDSHHCVERAMHHNCPVCFEYLFDSTMDISVLHCGHTIHLECLNEMRVHHHFSCPVCSRSACDMTDAWQKLDQEVAATPMPEFYQKKMVWILCNDCGATSSVRFHVLAQKCPGCSSYNTRETRGGPAIAACSRV, from the exons ATGGATTTGGGAGCAGAGCAGCACGg CTGCGAGCATTACACGAGGAGGTGCAGGATACGGGCGCCCTGCTGCGGCGAGGTCTTCGGCTGCCGGCATTGCCATAACCAAGCTAAG AATTCGCTGGAGGTGGACCTCCTCGACCGGCACGAAATCCCCCGCCACGAAATCAGTAAG GTTATCTGCTCTCTCTGCAACAAAGAACAGGAT GTGCAACAGAACTGCTCCGGTTGCGGGGCATGCATGGGAAAATACTTCTGTGAAAAATGCAACTTCTTTGACGATGAT ATCTCAAAGAAGCAGTACCACTGCGATGGATGCGGCATCTGCAG AactggcggcatagacaacttcttCCACTGCGAAAAATGCG GGTGTTGCTACAGCAATGTTTTGAAGGACTCTCATCATTGTGTGGAACGAGCAATGCATCACAACTGCCCTGTCTGCTTCGAG TACCTATTTGACTCGACTATGGACATCAGCGTACTGCACTGCGGGCACACGATCCATTTGGAATGCCTGAACGAGATGAGGGTTCATCACCA CTTCTCGTGCCCGGTCTGCTCACGGTCGGCCTGCGACATGACCGATGCATGGCAGAAGCTCGACCAGGAGGTCGCCGCCACGCCGATGCCAGAGTTCTACCAGAAGAAGATG gtaTGGATCCTCTGCAACGACTGCGGGGCGACGTCGAGCGTGCGCTTCCACGTCCTGGCGCAAAAGTGTCCTGGGTGCAGCTCCTACAACACCAGGGAGACGAGGGGCGGCCCGGCTATAGCGGCGTGCTCCAGAGTCTGA